The following are encoded in a window of Impatiens glandulifera chromosome 5, dImpGla2.1, whole genome shotgun sequence genomic DNA:
- the LOC124938149 gene encoding ubiquinone biosynthesis O-methyltransferase, mitochondrial, translating into MAGSYRLLLKDHVPLLSRNGRNILTRLLMNPSPNLSLTRSSLTPSATVFGRPCSNVANAKPLDFPISQNPPHQSHKVSDNLTSTPVSSLKVTELAKFSAIAETWWDAEGPFKPLHVMNPTRLAFIRSTLCRHFSKDPNSPKPLEGLKIVDVGCGGGILSEPLARMGATVTAIDAVEKNIIIARLHADLDPVTSAIEYQCTTAEKLVEEQRKFDVVVSLEVIEHVSDPAQFCQSLASLTVPGGATLISTINRSMRAYATAIVAAEYVLQWLPKGTHQWSSFLTPEELVLILQRSSISIQEMAGFLYNPLTGRWYLSDDIGVNFIAYGTKNHEEIVESTI; encoded by the exons ATGGCTGGATCCTACAGATTGCTCCTCAAAGACCATGTTCCGCTTCTATCCAGGAACGGTCGAAATATCCTCACTCGACTGCTCATGAATCCTAGCCCTAATCTTTCTCTTACGCGTTCGTCGCTCACCCCTAGTGCCACCGTCTTTGGAAGACCCTGTTCAAATGTTGCTAATGCAAAACCATTGGATTTTCCAATATCCCAGAATCCTCCACACCAAAGTCACAAAGTAAGTGACAATTTGACTTCCACTCCAGTGTCATCTTTAAAGGTTACAGAGCTCGCCAAGTTTTCTGCCATTGCTGAGACGTG GTGGGATGCAGAAGGGCCTTTTAAGCCATTGCATGTGATGAATCCTACACGGCTAGCTTTCATCCGTTCCACTCTATGCAGACATTTCAG CAAGGATCCAAATTCTCCCAAGCCTTTGGAAGGATTGAAGATAGTGGATGTTGGTTGTGGAGGAGGAATCTTATCAGAG CCTTTGGCTAGGATGGGAGCAACTGTAACAGCCATTGATGCCGTGGAGAAGAACATCATTATTGCACGCCTTCATGCG GATTTGGACCCGGTAACTTCTGCAATTGAATATCAATGCACAACTGCAG AGAAACTGGTTGAGGAACAGAGGAAGTTCGATGTTGTGGTTTCTTTAGAG GTAATTGAGCATGTTTCAGATCCTGCACAATTCTGTCAATCACTGGCATCATTAACTGTTCCTGGAGGAGCAACCTTAATCTCAACTATAAATCGTTCAATGAGAGCCTATGCAACCGCAATTGTTGCTGCTGAATATGTCCTTCAATGG CTTCCTAAAGGTACACATCAATGGTCAAGTTTTCTTACTCCTGAAGAACTCGTCCTTATCCTTCAACGTTCTTCTATATCT ATTCAAGAGATGGCTGGGTTTTTGTACAACCCCCTGACTGGTCGATGGTATCTTTCTGACGATATCGGTGTCAATTTCATTGCTTATGGAACAAAAAATCATGAAGAAATAGTGGAGTCAACAATATAG
- the LOC124937509 gene encoding glycolate oxidase 1, producing the protein MEITNVTEYQAVAKQKLPKMVYDYYASGAEDEWTLQENRNAFSRILFRPRILIDVSKIDMTTTVLGFKLSMPIMIAPTAMQKMAHPEGEYATARAASAAGTIMTLSSWATSSVEEVASTGPGIRFFQLYVYKDRNVVAQLVRRAERAGFKAIALTVDTPRLGRREADIKNRFTLPPFLTLKNFEGLDLGKMDEANDSGLASYVAGQIDRTLSWKDVKWLQTITSLPILVKGVLTGEDARIAVEAGAAGIIVSNHGARQLDYVPATIMALEEVVKAVQGRLPVFLDGGVRRGTDVFKALALGASGIFIGRPVVFSLAVNGEAGVRNVLQMLKDEFELTMALSGCRNLKEITRNHIVTEWDIAHPRPLPRL; encoded by the exons ATGGAGATAACAAACGTGACCGAGTATCAGGCTGTTGCAAAGCAAAAGTTGCCAAAGATGGTATATGATTACTATGCATCAGGTGCAGAGGATGAGTGGACTTTGCAGGAGAATCGAAATGCTTTCTCGAGAATACT GTTTCGTCCTCGAATCCTGATTGATGTGAGCAAGATAGATATGACCACCACTGTTTTAGGGTTTAAGCTCTCAATGCCTATTATGATTGCTCCAACAGCCATGCAGAAGATGGCACATCCTGAAG GAGAATATGCAACTGCTAGAGCTGCATCAGCAGCAGGAACGATTATG ACTTTATCTTCATGGGCTACTTCTAGTGTTGAAGAAGTTGCTTCAACTGGTCCTGGAATTCGGTTTTTCCAGCTTTAT GTGTACAAGGATAGGAATGTGGTTGCTCAGCTTGTGAGGAGAGCTGAAAGGGCAGGCTTCAAGGCTATAGCCCTTACTGTCGATACCCCAAGACTCGGTCGCAGAGAAGCTGACATAAAGAACAG GTTTACTCTTCCTCCATTTTTGACATTGAAGAACTTTGAGGGCTTGGATCTTGGCAAGATGGATGAG GCCAATGACTCTGGCTTGGCCTCTTACGTGGCTGGTCAAATTGACCGCACTTTAAGCTGGAAG GATGTGAAGTGGCTTCAGACAATCACCAGTTTGCCAATCCTGGTTAAGGGTGTTTTGACCGGTGAAGATG CAAGGATAGCCGTAGAAGCTGGAGCTGCTGGTATAATTGTCTCTAATCATGGTGCTCGTCAACTTGACTATGTCCCAGCAACTATTATGGCTCTCGAAGAG GTCGTGAAAGCTGTACAAGGCCGTCTCCCAGTTTTCTTGGATGGTGGAGTTCGCCGTGGAACTGATGTCTTTAAAGCTCTAGCACTTGGAGCCTCTGGAATATTT ATTGGGAGGCCTGTAGTATTCTCCTTGGCAGTGAATGGAGAAGCTGGTGTTAGAAACGTGCTGCAGATGCTGAAAGACGAGTTTGAGCTAACAATGGCATTGAGCGGTTGTCGGAATTTGAAAGAGATCACCAGGAACCACATTGTCACCGAATGGGACATTGCACATCCTCGTCCATTGCCCAGGTTATGA
- the LOC124940129 gene encoding probable glutathione S-transferase, whose protein sequence is MAEGGDKLVLLDFWPSMFGMRLRLALAEKGLEYEYIEEDLRNKSPLLLQMNPVYKKIPVFIHNGRPVSESLIAVQYIDEVWTHKFPILPSDPYQRAQARFWADYVDKKVYSSSRMLWTTKGEEHESGRNEFIEIMKELEKELGDKPYYGGESFGYVDLAFIPFYSWFHAYETFGNISIEKECPKLIAWAKRCLERDTVASTLPDQDKVYDFVKMLRNKYGIE, encoded by the exons ATGGCGGAAGGCGGCGACAAATTGGTTCTACTGGATTTCTGGCCAAGCATGTTTGGAATGAGACTGAGATTAGCCCTAGCCGAGAAAGGCCTCGAGTACGAGTACATTGAGGAGGATCTCAGGAACAAGAGCCCACTTCTCCTTCAGATGAACCCTGTTTACAAGAAGATCCCTGTTTTTATCCACAACGGTCGCCCTGTTTCCGAATCCCTCATCGCCGTCCAGTACATCGACGAAGTCTGGACCCACAAATTCCCCATCTTGCCCTCAGACCCTTATCAAAGAGCTCAGGCTCGCTTCTGGGCCGATTATGTCGACAAAAAG GTCTATTCTTCTTCAAGGATGTTGTGGACAACTAAAGGGGAAGAACATGAATCAGGAAGGAATGAATTCATAGAGATTATGAAAGAATTGGAGAAAGAGCTGGGAGACAAGCCATACTATGGAGGAGAAAGTTTTGGGTATGTGGATCTGGCATTCATTCCTTTCTATAGCTGGTTTCATGCTTATGAAACTTTTGGAAACATTAGCATTGAGAAAGAATGTCCTAAACTCATTGCTTGGGCCAAGAGATGTTTGGAAAGAGATACAGTTGCTAGTACACTCCCAGATCAGGATAAAGTTTATGACTTTGTTAAGATGTTGAGGAACAAATATGGGATAGAGTAA
- the LOC124937928 gene encoding uncharacterized protein C57A7.06: MADKKRKERDSSSISGGKRKSLPSRSGYTGKPKQKRGGDKITKRVGPQLPNSLRKEINLLDSGTHSNSEDEDVKSDELDELYEYEEEVPEEESKKNRRFDYVENFEYELPEEFEDENVASDEDDVEKEGEDEDGEEDEGRHARMLQGVTGLPIEAFQGKKKKNETVRSEAYTESEYNPSSDVLEGDGHISIQDLLDPLHGKSGFSKLRKGVQRMEKKAVPVHAPLPRVDREKLERKVAYEQSKKVITMWEPLVKKHREAPTLFFEDDKNLGFSTVGAIASEFEPRTEFEKKMASIVGDNTLMEAHQKDGARLLELNKLSVEDVKDHQDRLAKMRSLLFRHELKSKRIKKIKSKTYHRLLKKDKLKAAADGVSMDPEASKELAMKQEMKRAEERMTLKHKNNSKWAKRILKRGLDVQDDGTRAAISEQLHQHALLTRKMNSMKDSSSDEDSSEDDDDDDDLDVTNQDVSTKLLEKAKAKTLKVLEDADDAPKSGVLSLPFMVRGLKKKRDAAEEEAKQAIDDFEASLNQLEEGTSVKVAKPETSSGRRVFGATKKKVEVTTEKSKVDNFYGNSDSEDDLEVRQIPSNEDNNGDKKEVHIDLDLLNEGTEIVQDPLFKDFEDVVKDASSKTSYEVAIFASDTWQKKKNIPKKASKNTEKRVNVQSAAVLPDQEDAEEVDNSSDSESDGQLEDRNLNMSTKPTYKLPSQEELIRQAFAGDDVVMDFEKDKEGMLNEEVPEPEKPVLLPGWGQWTDVQQKKGLPSWMVAEHESAKKKREDVLKKRKDAHLKHVVISERVDKKAEKLQTKTLPFPFTSNEAFEQSIRMPIGPEFNPVTTIGALNRPEIVKKTGMIIKPIKFEEVNTNEKADDHKRKRNEKSDDHKRKSKTSKGNGGAKHPKKLKAKGIKVM, from the exons ATGGCGGATAAAAAGAGGAAAGAAAGAGACAGTAGCAGTATTAGTGGTGGTAAGAGAAAGAGTTTGCCATCCAGGTCAGGATACACTGGAAAACCGAAGCAGAAAAGAGGAGGTGATAAGATAACGAAAAGAGTTGGGCCACAACTTCCGAATTCGCTCCGCAAGGAGATTAACCTCTTAGACAGCGGTACTCACTCGAATTCTGAAGACGAGGATGTGAAATCTGATGAATTAGATGAATTGTATGAATACGAAGAAGAAGTTCCAGAGGAAGAATCCAAGAAGAATCGCCGATTCGATTACGTGGAGAACTTTGAATACGAGCTACCGGAAGAGTTTGAG GATGAGAATGTGGCCTCTGATGAAGATGATGTGGAAAAGGAGGGAGAAGATGAAGACGGTGAGGAAGATGAAGGCAGACATGCAAGGATGCTTCAAGGAGTTACTGGATTGCCAATTGAAGCGTTTCAAG gcaagaaaaagaaaaatgaaactGTAAGATCAGAGGCGTACACAGAGTCTGAATATAATCCAAGTAGTGATGTTCTTGAAGGGGATGGTCATATTAGCATCCAGGATCTTTTGGATCCTTTACATGGGAAATCTGGTTTTAGCAAACTTAGAAAAGGTGTGCAAAGAATGGAAAAAAAAGCTGTCCCAGTACATGCTCCACTTCCAAGAGTTGATCGGGAAAAGTTGGAGAGGAAGGTTGCCTATGAACAATCAAAGAAAGTTATTACCATGTGGGAGCCTTTGGTCAAGAAGCATAGGGAGGCGCCGACTCTCTTTTTTGAAGACGACAAAAATCTGGGCTTTTCAACTGTAGGTGCAATTGCTTCTGAATTTGAACCGAGAACTGAGTTTGAGAAGAAAATGGCTTCCATAGTTGGTGATAACACGCTCATGGAAGCTCACCAGAAAGATGGTGCAAGATTGTTAGAACTGAACAAG CTATCTGTTGAAGATGTGAAGGATCATCAAGACCGTCTTGCTAAAATGCGTAGTCTTTTATTTCGGCATGAGTTGAAGTCTAAACGGATAAAGAAGATAAAGTCCAAAACATATCATCGCTTGTTAAAGAAAGATAAGTTGAAAGCAGCCGCCGATGGAGTTTCAATGGATCCTGAAGCTTCAAAAGAACTTGCAATGAAGCAAGAGATGAAAAGGGCTGAG GAGCGAATGACATTGAAGCACAAAAATAACTCTAAATGGGCAAAGCGAATATTAAAGCGTGGTTTGGATGTCCAAGATGATGGAACACGTGCTGCAATATCTGAGCAGCTTCATCAACATGCATTGTTAACAAGAAAAATGAATTCTATGAAGGACTCTAGCAGTGATGAGGACAGTagtgaagatgatgatgatgatgacgatctGGATGTCACAAATCAGGACGTATCAACTAAATTATTGGAGAAAGCAAAAGCGAAGACTCTCAAAGTGTTAGAAGATGCTGATGATGCCCCTAAGTCAGGGGTCCTTTCATTGCCCTTCATG GTTAGGGgattgaaaaagaaaagagacGCAGCGGAAGAAGAAGCAAAGCAAGCTATTGATGACTTTGAAGCTTCCCTAAACCAATTGGAGGAAGGAACATCTGTAAAGGTTGCAAAGCCAGAAACCTCGAGTGGTCGACGGGTTTTTGGTGCTACTAAAAAGAAGGTTGAAGTCACAACTGAAAAGAGCAAAGTGGACAATTTCTACGGAAATAGTGATAGTGAGGACGATTTGGAAGTAAGACAGATTCCTAGTAATGAAGATAATAACGGCGATAAAAAGGAAGTTCACATTGACCTGGATTTATTGAATGAAGGAACTGAGATTGTTCAAGATCCTTTATTCAAG GATTTCGAAGATGTCGTCAAAGATGCATCTTCCAAGACTTCTTATGAAGTTGCTATCTTTGCTTCAGACACATGGCAGAAG AAGAAAAATATCCCAAAGAAGGCTAGCAAAAATACCGAAAAGAGAGTCAATGTGCAAAGTGCAGCAGTTTTGCCTGATCAAGAAGATGCAGAG GAAGTAGACAACAGTAGTGATTCCGAGAGCGACGGACAATTGGAAGATAGAAATTTGAATATGAGCACCAAGCCAACATATAAGCTTCCCTCACAAGAAGAATTGATACGTCAAGCTTTTGCAGGAGATGATGTTGTAATGGATTTTGAGAAGGATAAAGAGGGGATGCTGAATGAGGAAGTTCCTGAACCAGAGAAACCTGTTTTGCTCCCTGGCTGGGGTCAATGGACAGATGTTCAACAGAAGAAAGGGTTACCTTCTTGGATGGTGGCAGAACATGAAAGTGCGAAAAAGAAGAGAGAGGACGTTCTTAAGAAAAGAAAGGATGCTCATCTTAAGCACGTGGTTATTTCTGAGAGAGTTGATAAGAAg GCTGAAAAGCTACAAACAAAGACCTTGCCATTCCCATTTACATCTAATGAAGCCTTTGAGCAAAGCATCAGAATGCCGATTGGACCTGAATTCAATCCAGTAACAACAATTGGTGCTCTAAATCGACCAGAG ATTGTGAAGAAAACAGGAATGATCATTAAGCCCATTAAATTCGAGGAAGTGAATACCAATGAGAAAGCAGATGAtcacaaaagaaaaagaaacgaGAAATCAGATGATCACAAAAGAAAAAGTAAGACGTCCAAAGGAAATGGGGGTGCCAAACATCCAAAAAAGCTGAAGGCTAAAGGGATCAAAGTTATGTGA
- the LOC124940469 gene encoding probable glutathione S-transferase — translation MAQKVVLLDLMASPFGALVRIGFAEKGVEYERMEEDLSNKSTLLLEMNPIHQKIPVLIHNGKPICESSVILEYIDEVWSGNSHLFPSDPYERAHTRFWIDYIGQNIYNKASAFAYKTTSVEMQEAAKKELVKCYKVLEEELGNKPYFGRESFNAIDITLIPFYTWFHSLEKLGLKIREECPKIVEWSERCMKRETVSKSLLSPESTYEVVLYLRNELLSGN, via the exons ATGGCACAAAAAGTTGTTTTGTTGGACCTAATGGCAAGCCCATTTGGTGCTTTGGTGAGGATTGGCTTCGCAGAGAAAGGTGTGGAATATGAACGAATGGAAGAAGATCTAAGTAACAAAAGTACATTGTTATTGGAGATGAATCCGATCCACCAAAAAATTCCGGTTCTTATCCACAACGGAAAACCTATCTGCGAGTCTTCCGTTATTCTAGAGTACATAGATGAGGTATGGTCCGGAAATTCTCATTTATTCCCATCCGACCCTTATGAACGAGCCCACACTAGGTTTTGGATTGATTACATCGGCCAAAAC aTATATAATAAAGCGAGTGCATTTGCATATAAGACTACTTCGGTAGAAATGCAAGAAGCGGCAAAAAAAGAGTTGGTGAAGTGCTATAAGGTGTTGGAAGAGGAGCTCGGGAACAAACCCTACTTTGGCAGAGAAAGCTTCAATGCAATAGACATCACGCTAATTCCTTTCTACACATGGTTCCATTCATTAGAAAAGTTGGGGCTAAAGATAAGGGAAGAGTGCCCTAAGATTGTAGAATGGTCCGAGAGGTGCATGAAACGAGAGACTGTTTCCAAGTCTCTTCTTAGCCCTGAAAGCACCTATGAGGTCGTGCTCTACTTAAGGAATGAATTATTGTCGGGAAATTAA